A window of Vigna unguiculata cultivar IT97K-499-35 chromosome 4, ASM411807v1, whole genome shotgun sequence contains these coding sequences:
- the LOC114180886 gene encoding uncharacterized protein LOC114180886: protein MDEEFKVVFHHRGKFISDGKLQYEYGESTRLSFDLDIWSYFVVLSVIKRLGYVGENKLWFSVGGSSVLDDRLQLLCDDSGALHMFNIARLNGEVHLFVEHSLFEPQVIEMLEYYPDEPDTQEEGEPQVENQSVPVVVDGIECEAEGEGEIRDDGVQCEVEGDGEMREDGVQREVEGDGELRDVEVNCEAEAEGEMREDGVQKKFPAKSSRRLMWRAAAATHPQAWEWEMRNIKDVNEDAFKHLIAIPPTYWSRSRFTTKAQSDTLVNNMSEAFNSVLLHTRTKLVISMLEDIRVYLMRRWAKNRMKIQSISGSICPRIMSRFEKESELTKYWIPSWLAEKLFEVRHISQLGEMFVVNIDEQSCTYRKWSISGIPCCHSLSAMKFLNLNGEDFIPAVFRKSTYEEIYTSIIFPINGQTLWETTPYPDVLPPSKKILPGRSKKKRRLEQWEIRRDEIRLRKGGLHKTCRICKQIGHNRRACPKAIEIHLAQLREAQQQRPTEGSQQPTPTDASEQQTQPSHHLPPPQPSHQPTPTQPSQQPSPPLPSQQPTPTQPSHQPPQPSHQPPPPQSSQQPTLTQPSHPHYEVH from the exons ATGGATGAGGAATTCAAGGTGGTTTTTCACCATAGAGGTAAATTCATAAGTGATGGGAAGTTGCAGTATGAATATGGGGAAAGTACTAGGTTATCGTTCGACCTAGACATATGGAGCTACTTTGTTGTTTTAAGCGTGATAAAAAGGCTCGGGTATGTtggagaaaataaattatggttCTCAGTTGGAGGTTCTTCAGTATTGGATGATAGATTGCAGCTTCTGTGTGATGACAGTGGTGCGTTGCATATGTTTAATATCGCAAGACTGAATGGTGAAGTTCATTTATTTGTGGAACACTCATTGTTTGAACCCCAAGTCATTGAAATGCTGGAGTATTATCCGGATGAACCTGACACACAGGAGGAGGGTGAACCTCAAGTTGAGAATCAGAGTGTTCCTGTTGTAGTAGATGGTATTGAATGTGAAG CTGAAGGTGAGGGTGAGATCAGGGATGATGGAGTTCAGTGTGAAGTTGAAGGTGATGGTGAGATGAGGGAGGATGGAGTTCAGCGTGAAGTTGAAGGTGATGGTGAATTAAGGGATGTTGAAGTGAACTGTGAAGCTGAAGCTGAGGGTGAGATGAGGGAGGATGGAGTTCA AAAGAAATTTCCAGCCAAAAGTTCAAGACGTCTTATGTGGAGAGCAGCTGCAGCCACACACCCACAAGCATGGGAATGGGAGATGAGGAATATAAAAGATGTGAATGAAGATGCATTTAAGCATCTGATTGCAATCCCACCCAC ATATTGGTCCAGATCAAGATTTACCACAAAGGCTCAATCTGATACCTTGGTAAACAATATGTCTGAGGCCTTCAATAGTGTATTGCTACATACAAGGACTAAGCTTGTGATAAGCATGTTGGAGGATATTCGGGTATACTTGATGAGAAGGTGGGCAAAAAACAGAATGAAGATACAATCAATATCAGGATCTATTTGTCCTAGAATTATGAGCAGATTTGAGAAGGAGTCAGAATTAACAAAGTATTGGATTCCTAG CTGGTTAGCAGAGAAATTATTTGAAGTTAGGCACATCTCGCAATTAGGGGAGATGTTTGTTGTCAATATAGACGAACAATCGTGCACATACAGAAAATGGAGTATAAGTGGTATTCCCTGCTGCCATTCACTGTCTGCAATGAAGTTTCTAAACCTCAATGGAGAAGACTTCATCCCAGCAGTCTTTAGGAAGTCCACTTATGAAGAGATATACACTTCCATAATATTTCCTATCAATGGCCAAACTTTATGGGAGACAACTCCATACCCTGATGTCTTACCCCCCTCGAAGAAAATTTTACCAGGCAGatcgaagaaaaaaagaagattagAGCAATGGGAGATCAGAAGAGATGAAATAAGACTGAGAAAAGGTGGTTTACATAAAACATGTCGTATCTGTAAGCAAATTGGGCACAATAGAAGGGCTTGTCCTAAAGCAATTGAAATTCATCTGGCTCAATTAAGGGAAGCCCAACAGCAACGTCCAACTGAAGGATCCCAGCAGCCAACACCTACTGATGCATCTGAACAGCAAACTCAACCATCCCACCACCTACCTCCGCCCCAACCATCCCACCAGCCAACTCCAACTCAACCATCCCAACAGCCATCTCCACCTCTGCCATCCCAGCAGCCAACTCCAACTCAACCATCCCACCAGCCACCTCAACCATCCCACCAACCACCTCCACCTCAATCATCCCAACAGCCAACTCTAACTCAACCATCCCATCCCCATTACGAGGTGCATTAA
- the LOC114180887 gene encoding uncharacterized protein LOC114180887 — protein MSLCHSCSSCTYNGWEKMNPSLSSRGVGGSRSLGSQPICYCGEKSVLRTAKTTKNRRKQFWGCSKYKSGSEDGGCNYFKWWTKDAIEEIGNSENCEGRGEILVKTEESDGDRKTITNLEKSVAIFEKWMKVLIGMVIFVCVVNVIVLSMLINNA, from the exons ATGTCGCTTTGCCATTCTTGTTCCTCTTGCACTTATAATGGTTGGGAGAAGATGAACCCTAGTTTATCTTCACGTGGTGTTGGAGGATCGAGGAGTTTAGGTTCACAACCCATTTGCTACTGTGGAGAGAAATCAGTTTTAAGAACTGCGAAAACAACAAAGAATAGGAGGAAACAATTTTGGGGTTGTTCAAAATATAAG AGTGGAAGTGAAGATGGTGGATGCAATTACTTTAAATGGTGGACTAAAGATGCCATTGAAGAGATTGGTAACAGTGAGAATTGTGAAGGAAGGGGTGAAATTTTGGTGAAGACTGAAGAAAGTGATGGTGATAGGAAAACGATTACTAACTTGGAGAAATCAGTTGCCATATTTGAGAAATGGATGAAGGTGTTGATTGGGATGGTTATCTTTGTTTGTGTGGTTAATGTAATTGTGCTATCAATGCTGATAAATAATGCATGA
- the LOC114181820 gene encoding putative FBD-associated F-box protein At5g22720, with translation MRSDGDRKEDKDRLSDMPDFVLLHIMKFMSMKQAVQTCVLSSRWKELWKHLTDLALNSSDFTNLTHFSKFVSWVISNRDNSISLHSLDLRRKGCIDHELLDRIMVYAVSHDVQQLTIEVNLSVILGFRLHPSMFSCSSLTYLKLSIWAVPWMTQLPSSLQLPALKSLHLEHVTFTASESDCAEPFSSCHMLDTLVLDRFNLHQGVKFLCICNSNLSSLTIGSTIQEAPYKFALSTPNLRYLNVMRDPLHQLSACRLCYLEQVSIDCEAYFHTHFERTYSALIGLLQVLADYVKIMILSSSTLKILLHGLSTSGSMITQIPCFVQLKSLKLKMKSSTNISDEGVGRIVEYLLQKSPFAKVDIINC, from the exons ATGCGGAGTGATGGAGATAGAAAAGAGGACAAGGACAGGCTCAGTGACATGCCTGACTTTGTCTTACTTCATATAATGAAATTTATGAGCATGAAACAGGCTGTTCAGACTTGTGTCCTGTCTTCAAGATGGAAGGAACTTTGGAAACACCTAACTGATTTGGCTTTGAATTCCTCAGATTTTACCAATCTTACACATTTCAGCAAATTTGTGTCTTGGGTTATTTCCAATCGAGACAACTCTATTTCACTGCATAGTCTAGATTTGAGGCGTAAAGGCTGCATTGATCATGAACTTCTGGATAGGATTATGGTGTATGCTGTGTCTCATGATGTTCAGCAATTGACAATTGAAGTTAATTTAAGTGTTATACTTGGTTTTAGGTTGCACCCTAGTATGTTTTCTTGTTCATCTTTGACATATCTCAAGCTTTCCATTTGGGCTGTACCTTGGATGACCCAACTTCCAAGTTCCTTGCAGTTGCCAGCATTGAAAAGCTTGCATCTTGAGCATGTCACTTTTACTGCAAGTGAAAGTGACTGTGCTGAGCCCTTTTCATCTTGTCACATGTTGGATACTTTGGTTCTTGATCGTTTTAACTTGCACCAAGGTGTGAAATTCCTCTGTATATGTAATTCCAACCTTTCTAGTTTGACCATTGGTAGTACCATTCAAGAAGCACCTTACAAATTCGCGCTTTCCACTCCAAACCTTAGATATCTTAATGTGATGCGTGATCCTCTTCACCAACTCTCTGCATGCAGACTTTGTTATCTCGAACAAGTAAGCATTGACTGTGAAGCTTATTTTCATACTCATTTTGAACGGACATATTCAGCCCTTATAGGTCTGCTGCAAGTGCTTGCTGATTATGTAAAGATAATGATACTCTCTTCAAGTACCCTTAAGATTCTTTTACAT GGTCTCTCAACTTCTGGTTCAATGATTACTCAAATTCCTTGTTTTGTTCAATTGAAGTCgttgaaattgaaaatgaaatctTCGACAAACATATCTGATGAGGGAGTTGGCAGGATAGTAGAATACTTACTTCAAAAATCCCCATTTGCTAAAGTGGATATTATAAATTGCTGA
- the LOC114181819 gene encoding LOW QUALITY PROTEIN: cytochrome P450 71A22-like (The sequence of the model RefSeq protein was modified relative to this genomic sequence to represent the inferred CDS: deleted 2 bases in 1 codon) produces MSTSLHENSSIWFFLPIATLIILFLRTVINLLAKCNHNFSSSMARKTSPPSPPKLPIIGNLHQLGTLTHRTLHSFAQTYGPLMLLHFGKVPVLVVSTAEAAREVMKTHDLVFSNRPHRKMFDVFLYDSKDMASAPYGKYWRQIRSICVLHLLSAKKVQSFGAVREEEISIMMEKVKQCCCSEMPVNLTELFCTVTNDIVCRAALGRRYSGREGRKFWGPMNEMTKLLGAPFIGDYITWLDWVGRVNGMYGRAKKAAKQLDEFFDEVVDEHVNRRGHDVHGDDDDDEEQNDLVDILLRIQKTNSMGFQIDKTIIKAIILDMFVAGTETSSTILGWIMTELLRNPSVMQKLKDEIRDVVGGRSHITEEDIGSMHYLKAVIKESFRLHTPVPLLLPRESMEDAKVMNYEIAAGTQIIVNAWAIARDPCHWEKAEEFEAERFLKSSIDVKRHDFEVIPFGAGRRGCPGIMFAMNVIELVIANLVHQFNWEVPSGVVGDQTLDITESAGLTSQRKFPLIAIASYHA; encoded by the exons ATGTCCACTTCTCTGCATGAAAACTCTTCAATCTGGTTTTTCCTCCCAATCGCTACCTTAATCATCCTCTTTTTACGTACTGTCATCAATCTTTTAGCCAAATGTAATCATAATTTCAGTTCTTCAATGGCCAGAAAAACCTCACCACCATCTCCTCCAAAGCTTCCAATAATAGGAAATCTCCACCAACTTGGCACTCTCACTCACCGCACTCTCCATTCCTTTGCTCAAACCTATGGCCCTTTGATGTTACTTCACTTTGGGAAGGTGCCAGTTCTTGTGGTCTCAACGGCTGAGGCAGCTCGTGAGGTTATGAAAACCCATGACCTTGTTTTCTCCAATAGACCACATCGTAAGATGTTTGATGTCTTCTTGTACGATTCCAAAGACATGGCA TCTGCTCCATACGGCAAATACTGGAGGCAGATAAGGAGCATTTGTGTGTTGCATCTTCTCAGTGCAAAAAAGGTTCAATCCTTCGGTGCAGTGAGGGAAGAGGAGATCTCCATAATGATGGAGAAGGTTAAGCAGTGTTGTTGTTCTGAGATGCCTGTGAATTTAACTGAATTATTTTGTACAGTCACAAATGACATAGTGTGTAGAGCTGCTCTCGGAAGGAGATACAGTGGAAGAGAAGGGAGGAAGTTCTGGGGGCCAATGAATGAGATGACGAAGCTGTTGGGTGCTCCGTTTATAGGGGATTATATAACTTGGCTTGATTGGGTGGGAAGAGTTAATGGAATGTATGGTAGGGCAAAGAAAGCGGCTAAACAGCTTGATGAATTTTTTGATGAAGTTGTTGATGAGCATGTAAATAGGAGAGGGCATGATGTGcatggtgatgatgatgatgatgaagaacaGAATGATTTGGTGGACATTTTGCTGAGGATCCAAAAGACAAACTCCATGGGGTTCCAGATTGATAAAACAATCATAAAGGCTATAATCCTG GACATGTTTGTCGCAGGCACTGAAACTAGCTCAACAATCCTAGGATGGATAATGACAGAACTCTTAAGGAACCCAAGTGTGATGCAGAAGCTAAAAGATGAAATAAGGGATGTGGTTGGTGGTAGAAGTCACATAACTGAAGAAGATATAGGTAGCATGCATTATTTGAAAGCAGTGATTAAAGAAAGTTTTCGATTACATACCCCAGTTCCCTTGTTGCTTCCAAGGGAATCCATGGAAGATGCGAAAGTGATGAACTATGAGATTGCAGCAGGAACACAGATAATAGTTAATGCTTGGGCAATTGCAAGAGATCCTTGTCATTGGGAGAAAGCTGAAGAGTTTGAAGCAGAGAGATTCTTAAAGAGTTCAATAGATGTGAAAAGACATGATTTTGAAGTGATACCATTTGGAGCAGGAAGAAGGGGTTGTCCAGGAATAATGTTTGCCATGAATGTGATTGAGTTGGTGATAGCAAACCTtgttcatcaatttaattgggAAGTGCCTAGTGGAGTAGTGGGGGATCAGACATTGGACATTACTGAATCTGCTGGGTTGACCAGTCAGAGAAAATTCCCTCTCATAGCAATTGCATCCTACCATGCATAA
- the LOC114181376 gene encoding cytochrome P450 71A22-like: protein MTNFLNGTISLWFFIPMLAFFMLLAFPTILNLLSKLSSKSEKNLPPSPPKLPVIGNLHQLGNLTHHTLKSFAQTYGPLMVLHFGKVPVLVVSNTEAAREILKNQDHVFCNRPHRKMFDVFWYGSRDVASAAYGHYWRQVKSICVLHLLSAKKVERFRRVREEEVMIMIEKIMESCGSVKPVNLTDLFSDVTNDIVCRSVIGRRYEGSVLRGPMSKLEEFLGAFVIGDYIPWLDWVGRVNGMYGRAKKVAKQLDEFLDEVVDEHVGMRNHDGDGVNGDMQNDFVDILLGIQKTSSTTDFQVDRTIMKALIMDMFGAGTDTTLAVLEWAMTELLRHPNVMQKLQAEVRSVGRAKTHVTEDDLSDMPYLKAVVKEILRLHPPSPILIPRESMQDTKVMGYDIAVGTQVLVNAWAISTDPSYWDQPLQFQPERFLKSSIDIKGHDFQLIPFGAGRRGCPGIGFAMVVNELVLANIVHQFDWTVPGGVLGDHTFCLSETTGLTVHRKLPLLALASPHL, encoded by the exons ATGACGAATTTTCTGAATGGAACCATCTCCTTGTGGTTCTTCATTCCCATGCTAGCATTCTTCATGCTACTAGCCTTTCCCACCATACTCAATCTTCTATCCAAACTCAGCTCCAAATCAGAAAAAAACTTACCACCATCTCCACCAAAGCTTCCAGTAATAGGAAACCTACACCAACTTGGCAACCTCACTCACCACACTCTCAAATCCTTTGCTCAAACCTATGGCCCTTTGATGGTGCTCCACTTTGGGAAGGTGCCAGTTCTGGTGGTCTCAAACACCGAAGCAGCACGTGAGATTCTGAAAAACCAAGACCACGTTTTCTGTAACAGACCACATCGTAAGATGTTTGATGTCTTCTGGTATGGGTCCAGAGACGTGGCATCTGCTGCATATGGGCACTACTGGAGGCAGGTGAAGAGTATCTGTGTGTTGCATCTGCTGAGTGCGAAAAAAGTTGAGCGCTTTCGTAGAGTGAGGGAAGAGGAAGTTATGATAATGATAGAGAAAATTATGGAGAGTTGTGGTTCTGTGAAGCCAGTGAATTTAACTGATTTGTTCTCTGATGTGACCAATGATATAGTGTGTAGGAGTGTTATTGGAAGAAGATATGAAGGGAGTGTGCTTAGGGGGCCAATGAGCAAATTGGAAGAGTTTTTGGGGGCTTTTGTTATAGGGGATTATATACCTTGGCTTGATTGGGTTGGAAGAGTTAATGGAATGTATGGTAGGGCAAAGAAAGTGGCTAAACAGCTTGATGAATTTTTGGATGAGGTTGTTGATGAGCATGTTGGTATGAGAAACCATGATGgtgatggtgttaatggtgatATGCAGAATGATTTTGTGGATATCTTGCTGGGGATTCAGAAAACAAGCTCCACCACAGATTTTCAGGTTGATAGGACTATCATGAAGGCTTTGATCATG GATATGTTTGGTGCAGGAACTGATACCACCCTTGCTGTCTTAGAATGGGCGATGACAGAGCTGCTGAGACACCCAAATGTGATGCAAAAACTACAAGCTGAGGTGAGAAGTGTGGGTAGGGCAAAGACTCATGTGACCGAGGATGATTTGAGTGACATGCCATACTTGAAAGCAGTGGTTAAAGAGATTCTGAGATTGCATCCACCATCTCCTATACTGATACCAAGGGAATCCATGCAAGACACCAAAGTGATGGGTTATGATATTGCAGTTGGCACACAGGTACTGGTGAATGCTTGGGCAATTTCCACAGACCCTTCCTATTGGGATCAACCTCTACAGTTTCAACCAGAGAGATTCTTGAAGAGTTCCATAGATATCAAAGGCCACGATTTCCAGTTGATTCCATTTGGAGCAGGAAGAAGGGGTTGTCCAGGAATAGGTTTCGCCATGGTTGTGAATGAGTTGGTTCTTGCAAACATTGTGCACCAGTTTGATTGGACTGTGCCTGGTGGAGTGCTGGGAGACCACACGTTTTGCTTGTCTGAAACTACTGGATTGACTGTTCATAGAAAACTACCTCTTCTCGCACTTGCATCTCCTCATCTCTGA
- the LOC114180888 gene encoding cytochrome P450 71A1-like: MFVAGTDTSSSILGWMMTELLRHPMVMQKLKDEISNVISGRTRITEEDLSSMPYLKAVIKESFRLHPPGPLLLPRESVEDAKVMDFDIAAGTQLLVNAWAIARDPSYWEKAEMFEPERFLNSSIDVKGQDFEVLPFGAGRRGCPGIMFAMNVIELVLANLVHQFNWEVPNGVMGDQTLDMTETTGLVSHRKFPLMAMASHHA; the protein is encoded by the coding sequence ATGTTTGTCGCAGGAACTGATACCAGCTCCTCTATCCTGGGGTGGATGATGACAGAACTCTTAAGGCACCCGATGGTGATGCAGAAGCTAAAAGATGAGATAAGCAATGTGATTAGTGGTAGAACTCGCATAACTGAGGAAGATTTAAGTAGCATGCCATATTTGAAAGCAGTGATTAAAGAAAGTTTTCGATTACATCCCCCAGGTCCGTTGTTGCTTCCAAGGGAATCCGTGGAAGATGCCAAAGTGATGGACTTTGACATTGCAGCAGGCACACAATTATTAGTTAACGCATGGGCAATTGCAAGAGATCCTTCTTATTGGGAGAAAGCTGAAATGTTTGAACCAGAGAGATTCTTAAACAGTTCAATAGATGTGAAAGGACAGGATTTTGAAGTTCTTCCATTTGGAGCAGGAAGGAGGGGTTGTCCAGGAATAATGTTTGCCATGAATGTGATTGAGTTGGTCCTAGCAAACCTTGTTCACCAATTTAACTGGGAAGTGCCTAATGGAGTAATGGGGGATCAGACACTGGACATGACTGAAACTACTGGATTGGTCAGTCATAGAAAATTCCCTCTCATGGCAATGGCATCCCATCATGCATAA
- the LOC114180242 gene encoding cytochrome P450 71A21-like produces the protein MTNFLNETISLWFFIPMLAFFMLLAFPAIFNLLLSKLNSKSAKNLPPSPPKLPIIGNLHQLGNHTHYTLQSFAQTHGPLMLLHLGKVPVLVVSNTEAAREVLKTQEHIFCNRPHRKMSDIIVYDSKDVASAPYGKYWRQIRSICVLHILSAKKVQSFGAVREEEISIMMKEIKQCCSSAMPVNLSDLFSTVTNDIVCRAALGRRYSGEGGRKLWEPLNEMMELLGAPFIGDYIPWLDWVGRVNGMYGRAKRVAKELDELFDEIVDEHVNRRGHAVHGDDDDDDDEEENDLVDILLRIQEKNTMGFQIDRTTIKALILVCKITTM, from the coding sequence ATGACTAATTTTCTGAATGAAACCATATCCTTGTGGTTTTTCATTCCCATGCTAGCATTCTTCATGCTACTGGCCTTTCCCGCCATATTCAATCTTCTTCTATCCAAACTCAATTCCAAATCAGCAAAAAACTTACCACCATCTCCTCCAAAGCTTCCAATAATAGGAAACCTACACCAACTTGGCAACCACACTCACTACACTCTCCAATCCTTTGCTCAAACCCATGGCCCTTTAATGTTGCTTCATTTAGGGAAGGTTCCAGTTCTTGTCGTCTCAAATACTGAAGCAGCACGTGAGGTTCTGAAAACCCAAGAACACATATTCTGCAACAGACCACACCGTAAGATGTCTGATATCATCGTATATGATTCCAAAGATGTGGCATCTGCTCCATATGGCAAATACTGGAGGCAGATAAGGAGTATTTGTGTCTTGCATATTCTCAGTGCGAAAAAGGTTCAATCCTTTGGTGCAGTGAGAGAAGAGGAAATCTCGATAATGATGAAAGAGATTAAGCAGTGTTGTTCTTCTGCGATGCCTGTGAATTTAAGTGATTTATTTTCTACAGTCACGAATGACATAGTGTGTAGAGCTGCTCTCGGAAGGAGATACAGCGGTGAAGGAGGGAGAAAGCTCTGGGAGCCATTGAATGAAATGATGGAGCTGTTGGGTGCGCCCTTCATAGGGGATTACATACCTTGGCTTGATTGGGTTGGAAGAGTTAATGGAATGTATGGTAGAGCAAAGAGAGTGGCTAAAGAGCTTGATGAactttttgatgaaattgttgATGAGCATGTCAATAGAAGAGGGCATGCTGTGcatggtgatgatgatgatgatgatgatgaagaggaGAATGATTTGGTGGACATTTTGTTGAGGATCCAAGAGAAAAATACTATGGGGTTTCAGATTGATAGAACAACCATAAAAGCTTTGATCCTGGTATGTAAGATTACAACAATGTAG